Proteins found in one Parasteatoda tepidariorum isolate YZ-2023 chromosome 7, CAS_Ptep_4.0, whole genome shotgun sequence genomic segment:
- the LOC107439346 gene encoding GPI mannosyltransferase 3 has product MKKFNNNNLMFIMILAIRLLSVYIVQTFFVPDEFWQSLEVSHKLTFGYGYWTWEWQKKIRSSVYPILISIFYSILPDFKTVIIHFPRILQALLSALGDYYTFKLASKLFGCHCGQWTVFNICSSWFLFYCSPRTLTNMAETSFTAIGLYLYPWKMKPNKKTSCKYLWFTGASILMRPTAIVMWIALYAYHVWREKYIYHLFKNTFISGTILFSFLIICDRWCYNQWTVTLYNFFLFNWSKDIGIFYGSHHFLWLLVVGLPVVLTTLIIPFVLGLTIRKLRPFYILVLWFILIFSIPSHKEFRFLLPVMPVCMIITGVVMTEIANEKVQLYRLKISKNLSSYLAFSSILCNAPLSIYMSVFHQRGTMDLMHHISHIATDDSKILFLMPCHSTPYYSHVHKNISMKFLTCEPNFEDSVNYKDEADEFFQDPSKWLTSFYELDSKKIYPSHIAMFDSLYDQVSIFLERHRYYLCFRTFHSHITENKRGKYVLLYCKS; this is encoded by the exons atgaaaaagtttaacaataataacctcatgtttattatgattttagCAATAAGATTATTAAGTGTCTATAttgttcaaacattttttgttcCTGATGAATTTTGGCAGTCCTTAGAAGTTTCTCACAAATTGACTTTTGG ctATGGATATTGGACTTGGGaatggcagaaaaaaattagaagctCTGTGTATCCTATTCTCATCAGTATTTTCTACTCAATCTTGCCTGATTTTAAGACTGTTATA attcatTTTCCCCGTATTCTCCAGGCTCTTTTGTCTGCATTGGGTGATTACTATACTTTCAAATTAGCATCAAAGTTGTTTGGTTGTCACTGTGGTCAATGGACCGTCTTTAATATATGTTCATCCTGGTTTTTATTCTATTGCTCTCCAAGAACACTGACTAATATGGCAGAGACTTCTTTTACTGCAATTGGATTATACTTATATCCCTGGAAAATGAAAccaaacaaaaa aacaagctgtaaatatttatggtttACTGGTGCAAGTATATTAATGAGACCAACTGCTATTGTGATGTGGATTGCATTATATGCATACCATGTTtggagagaaaaatatatttaccacttattcaagaatacttttatcTCTGG gaccattttgtttagttttctgATTATATGTGACAGATGGTGTTATAATCAGTGGACAGTaactttgtataattttttcttgttcaacTGGAGCAAagatattggaattttttatggTAGTCATCACTTCCTATGGCTCTTAGTTGTTGGACTACCAGTAGTTTTGACCACTCTCATCATACCGTTCGTACTAGGTCTTACTATACGGAAGTTGAGACCCTTCTACATTTTAGTTCTATGGTTCATCTTGATATTCAG TATTCCTAGTCACAAGGAGTTTCGTTTTTTACTACCAGTGATGCCAGTATGCATGATCATAACCGGTGTAGTAATGACTGAAATTGCCAATGAAAAAGTGCAACTTTATAGactaaaaattagcaaaaatttgaGCTCATATTTGgcattttcttccattttatgtAATGCCCCCTTGTCTATATATATGAGTGTCTTTCATCAAAGAGGGACCATGGATTTGATGCACCATATTTCCCATATTGCAACAGATGACTCAAAAATACTGTTTCTAATGCCTTGTCACTCAACACCATATTACAG CCATGTTCACAAAAACATTAGTATGAAGTTTCTGACTTGTGAACCAAATTTTGAAGATTCTGTGAATTACAAGGATGAAGCTGATGAGTTCTTCCAAGATCCTAGTAAATGGCTGACTTCGTTTTATGAATTagattcgaaaaaaatatatccatcACACATTGCTATGTTTGATTCATTGTATGATCAAGTGTCCATATTTCTTGAGAGACATcgttattatttgtgttttaggACGTTCCATTCACATATTACAGAAAATAAGAGAGGAAAATATGTTCTTTTGTATTGTAAAAGTTAA